The Pseudanabaena sp. BC1403 genome contains a region encoding:
- a CDS encoding glycosyltransferase family 1 protein, with amino-acid sequence MSDLQSLHKHKLIVNLSNLLFKSTGISNYTKSLFPCLKDLNPTLLCSESCPEFHSYLIPNNLTSAQGTKGHFRRLIWTQFQLPRIYNLLQSQLLFSPITEAPLYSQCRSVVMVHDFIPLRFPKRFSPLTPYHRYYVPQVLNQAEHIICNSQSTARDIVKFCNIPSNKITPILLAYDSKHFRPVMEETSHSESLNPYFLYIGRHDPYKNISRLISSFANLSSNQEYQLWLVGPSDQRYTPALKKQVQELGIVDRVKFLDYVPYDDLPKIIRGAIALVFPSLWEGFGLPVLEAMACGTPVITSNLSSLPEVAGDAAILIDPYKVEEITDAMQAIANDSGLRSHLSQLGLARAKLFSWEKTGQATVEVLKRFM; translated from the coding sequence AACTATACTAAAAGTCTTTTTCCTTGCTTAAAAGATCTTAACCCTACGCTACTATGTTCTGAGAGTTGTCCCGAATTTCATAGTTATTTAATTCCTAATAACTTAACTTCTGCACAAGGGACAAAAGGACATTTTAGGCGCTTGATTTGGACGCAATTTCAATTACCGAGAATTTATAACCTGCTACAATCGCAGCTTTTATTTTCACCAATTACGGAAGCTCCATTGTATTCTCAATGTCGTAGTGTGGTAATGGTCCATGATTTTATTCCACTGAGGTTCCCGAAACGGTTTTCTCCCCTTACTCCTTACCATCGATACTATGTTCCTCAAGTTCTAAATCAAGCAGAGCATATTATTTGTAACTCTCAGTCTACTGCTCGAGATATCGTTAAGTTTTGCAATATTCCATCTAATAAGATTACACCGATTCTTTTAGCTTATGATTCTAAGCATTTTCGACCAGTAATGGAAGAGACATCACATTCTGAATCGCTAAATCCATACTTCCTATATATAGGTAGACATGACCCTTATAAAAATATTAGTCGTCTAATTTCCTCCTTCGCAAATTTATCATCAAATCAGGAGTACCAACTTTGGTTAGTGGGGCCATCAGATCAGCGCTACACACCAGCTTTAAAAAAACAAGTACAAGAGTTAGGTATTGTCGATCGCGTTAAATTTCTGGATTATGTTCCTTATGATGATTTGCCCAAAATTATTAGGGGTGCGATCGCCTTAGTATTTCCATCGCTATGGGAAGGATTTGGTTTGCCCGTACTCGAAGCAATGGCTTGTGGGACACCAGTGATTACCTCTAACCTGTCGTCTTTGCCTGAAGTTGCAGGAGATGCAGCGATTTTAATCGATCCTTATAAGGTGGAAGAAATTACGGATGCGATGCAGGCGATCGCTAATGATTCGGGATTGAGATCTCATCTCTCACAGCTTGGACTAGCCAGAGCTAAGCTATTTAGCTGGGAGAAAACTGGACAAGCGACTGTAGAAGTTTTAAAGAGATTTATGTAA
- a CDS encoding MFS transporter, whose protein sequence is MQICVLVVPYRQTIAIIHEYTQMTAPVIPNSNSSMRRFLKIVNLRPDEAERTFLMFLFYGATSIGAVWLEYSSSTLFLEAYTAEKLTWVYIATAFVVTAFGVFYSWLQKLFPLRWVMLGISCLLALPLPFAWMGLMQKGSFTYMAAVFGIRLWVEGIYVLSNINNDIAANQLFNIREIKRAFPLISTGIIVAEIVGGFSYPFLVAWGGGAANMTLATCLMLAIGSCVLFFLSTRYKQAFPNSVYNSEEDREVSTRTLKGNIRKYVWLLFGFFIAAQVLFFMIEFQYQSQLEIHLKTEEAIGSFLGIFGGIMGVFKLALQLFGSSRIIERIGVFFAVLMPPIGIIITGTIAGFAPFGVLTGFVVLKFFDELFRFTIVAATAPTLFQAVPDSLRSQIQSFVRGIADPLATGGAGVLIWVVSEIFRRNNISTDISAHWFAGVIVLVAIVWVVVIWLLRRGYLELLIQSVERGQLSLSTVDTREVRRAVSESMTRAETQTEQAVCIDLLTQIVPLSVGETLAPMLSQMTPDLQAQSIQAMLENPEPRYLTYIREVMQSPNASPQVQALCLRYVLLADEKNRDIDGLRKYLGPEQNPIIRGTAVALMMRLGASSQVAEATNTLRHMITSSSQPERVLGCRALAEAAFMQSLRFYVPQLLQDPSIEVRCALLRAIAATRASEYFPSIIRGLHYKATRKASYEALVALGDDAIPSLLELSCSDRSPDNVRMQAWDILGEIGSQASISVLANNLAKSWGKHRRQILRTLIRIPQEHGIEAVLELIGRSGIEKMVIQELGVMTEVWAGVVDMSIDESSSTEAGLLLDSLRNEAINSLERIFLMMKLLYSASAIQAAAFNILSDSKSSLARGMEILDNTVDLSVKQIILSVVDNRSIADKLSILSNLHTYEPLSPSSRLQQLVDIRYCLSDWTLACCFHVGRTEHWRLPADAMLKCLEHPTGFVREAVIAYLQVASPRSLIKVLPHLLNDRDSLVLAQARAISHYFQNNGKNTLNLSDNLHDSQDLDTEIRARMSGKPNRDGES, encoded by the coding sequence TTGCAGATTTGCGTTCTTGTAGTACCATATCGTCAAACGATCGCCATCATCCATGAATACACCCAGATGACCGCACCTGTCATTCCTAACTCTAATTCTTCGATGCGCCGATTTCTAAAAATCGTCAACCTGCGTCCAGACGAAGCTGAACGCACGTTTTTGATGTTTTTATTTTACGGTGCAACATCGATTGGAGCGGTATGGCTTGAGTATTCTAGCTCTACCCTATTTCTCGAAGCCTATACAGCCGAAAAACTGACTTGGGTATATATTGCTACTGCCTTTGTCGTAACTGCTTTTGGGGTTTTTTACTCTTGGTTGCAAAAGCTATTTCCTTTGCGTTGGGTGATGTTGGGAATTTCTTGCTTGCTTGCATTACCATTGCCCTTTGCCTGGATGGGGTTGATGCAAAAAGGCTCGTTTACATATATGGCGGCTGTATTTGGGATTCGCCTATGGGTTGAGGGCATTTATGTACTCAGCAATATTAACAATGATATTGCGGCAAACCAGTTATTTAATATTCGGGAAATTAAGCGCGCTTTTCCCTTGATTAGTACAGGAATTATTGTTGCCGAAATAGTAGGTGGTTTTTCCTATCCATTTTTGGTGGCTTGGGGTGGCGGGGCAGCGAATATGACCCTAGCCACTTGTTTGATGCTAGCGATCGGTTCTTGTGTACTGTTTTTTCTGAGTACCCGTTATAAACAAGCTTTTCCTAATTCTGTCTATAACAGTGAAGAAGATCGCGAAGTTTCTACCCGTACTCTCAAAGGCAATATTCGCAAGTATGTCTGGCTTTTGTTTGGCTTCTTTATTGCTGCCCAAGTTTTATTTTTCATGATTGAGTTTCAGTATCAGTCCCAACTGGAAATTCATCTTAAAACTGAAGAGGCGATCGGCAGCTTTCTGGGGATTTTTGGTGGGATTATGGGAGTCTTTAAGCTCGCTCTCCAGCTTTTTGGCTCTAGTCGCATTATTGAACGAATTGGTGTGTTTTTTGCGGTACTAATGCCCCCGATAGGCATCATCATTACAGGCACGATCGCTGGGTTTGCGCCTTTTGGGGTGTTAACAGGTTTCGTTGTTCTGAAATTCTTTGATGAACTATTTCGGTTTACAATTGTAGCGGCGACCGCGCCTACACTCTTTCAGGCTGTACCTGATTCGCTTCGTAGCCAGATTCAATCCTTTGTCAGAGGCATCGCCGATCCATTGGCAACAGGTGGTGCGGGGGTTTTAATTTGGGTTGTCAGTGAAATTTTTAGGCGCAATAATATCAGTACGGATATTTCCGCTCATTGGTTTGCAGGAGTCATTGTCCTTGTTGCTATTGTCTGGGTAGTAGTTATTTGGTTGTTGCGAAGGGGCTATTTAGAACTTTTGATCCAGAGTGTTGAGCGTGGGCAGCTGAGCCTGTCAACTGTTGATACTCGCGAAGTGCGTCGGGCGGTATCAGAGTCAATGACCAGAGCTGAAACTCAGACGGAACAAGCGGTTTGTATTGACCTATTGACGCAAATTGTGCCGCTATCTGTGGGTGAAACCCTTGCGCCTATGTTGTCGCAGATGACACCAGATTTGCAAGCGCAAAGCATTCAGGCAATGCTAGAAAATCCTGAACCTAGATATTTGACTTATATTCGCGAGGTGATGCAATCACCTAATGCATCACCTCAGGTACAAGCTTTATGCTTACGCTACGTGTTGCTGGCTGATGAAAAAAATCGTGATATTGACGGATTACGGAAATATCTGGGGCCAGAACAAAATCCAATTATTCGTGGTACTGCCGTCGCTCTGATGATGAGGCTAGGGGCTTCGTCACAGGTTGCTGAAGCAACCAATACTTTGCGGCATATGATCACCAGTTCATCACAGCCTGAGCGAGTGCTTGGCTGTCGGGCTTTGGCAGAAGCGGCTTTTATGCAGTCTTTGCGTTTTTATGTACCACAATTATTGCAAGATCCATCGATTGAAGTGCGATGTGCATTACTAAGAGCGATCGCAGCTACTCGTGCTAGTGAATATTTCCCATCGATTATTCGCGGTCTGCATTATAAAGCAACGCGCAAAGCCTCCTATGAAGCTCTGGTAGCTCTTGGAGATGATGCAATTCCATCTTTGTTAGAGCTATCCTGTAGCGATCGCAGTCCTGATAATGTGCGGATGCAGGCTTGGGATATTTTGGGGGAAATAGGCTCTCAGGCATCTATTTCGGTACTTGCCAATAATTTAGCTAAATCTTGGGGTAAGCATCGACGACAAATCTTACGCACCCTAATTAGGATTCCTCAAGAGCATGGTATTGAAGCGGTTCTGGAACTGATAGGGCGTAGTGGTATTGAAAAAATGGTGATTCAAGAGCTAGGAGTGATGACGGAGGTTTGGGCGGGAGTAGTAGATATGTCTATTGATGAAAGCTCAAGCACAGAAGCTGGCTTATTGCTTGATTCTTTACGGAATGAAGCTATCAATAGCTTAGAGCGAATTTTTCTAATGATGAAATTGCTTTATTCAGCATCAGCCATTCAGGCGGCGGCTTTTAATATTCTGTCTGACTCCAAGAGCAGCCTTGCTCGTGGCATGGAAATTTTGGACAATACTGTTGACTTGAGTGTTAAACAAATTATTTTGTCTGTGGTTGATAATCGCTCGATCGCTGACAAATTAAGTATCCTCTCTAACCTTCATACTTATGAGCCTCTGTCACCATCTAGCCGCTTACAACAACTTGTAGATATACGCTATTGCTTATCAGATTGGACTTTAGCTTGCTGTTTTCATGTGGGACGCACAGAACATTGGAGACTGCCTGCGGATGCGATGTTGAAATGTCTAGAACATCCCACAGGTTTTGTCAGGGAGGCAGTGATTGCTTATTTGCAAGTCGCTTCACCGCGATCGCTGATCAAGGTTTTGCCACATTTGCTAAACGATCGAGATTCTTTGGTGCTTGCTCAAGCGAGGGCAATTTCCCATTACTTTCAAAATAATGGGAAAAACACCCTAAATCTAAGTGATAATTTGCATGACAGTCAAGATTTAGATACTGAAATAAGAGCCAGAATGAGCGGCAAACCAAATAGGGATGGGGAATCTTAG
- a CDS encoding PD-(D/E)XK nuclease family protein, protein MVLQERKSAMTAISAITSISQGHLNIWEICRRRYQYSFLEELSLPEADLQRKKNLLLGSNFHLLMQQKELGLDVSSLASSDPKLQSWLAAFEHQPPAMIDGDRLCEHRRTLEMPIEISLHHSENSDHGQACFVLTAIYDFLILGDHQAQILDWKTHQVAIASEKLKTNWQTRLYLYLLAKTTSYVPEQLSMTYWFANTAESVIIDYSQVEHDQTEKKLQQILQAISQAQDYPKLVIDSPDCKYCEFRDRCDRGDMLTSVIPSNIFDIPEVTV, encoded by the coding sequence ATGGTACTACAAGAACGCAAATCTGCAATGACAGCTATTTCGGCAATTACTTCAATTTCGCAAGGACATCTCAATATTTGGGAAATTTGTCGGCGTAGATATCAATATAGTTTTTTAGAGGAGTTGAGTTTGCCCGAAGCTGATTTGCAGCGCAAAAAAAATTTGCTGTTAGGATCAAATTTTCACTTGCTGATGCAACAAAAGGAGCTAGGGCTGGATGTATCGTCACTAGCAAGTAGTGATCCGAAGTTGCAATCGTGGCTAGCTGCCTTTGAGCATCAGCCACCAGCAATGATTGATGGTGATCGCCTCTGTGAACATCGACGTACATTAGAAATGCCAATCGAAATATCGCTGCATCATAGTGAGAATAGCGATCATGGTCAAGCGTGTTTTGTCTTAACTGCAATTTACGACTTTTTGATTTTGGGCGATCATCAAGCGCAAATACTTGATTGGAAAACCCATCAAGTTGCGATCGCATCTGAAAAATTAAAAACCAATTGGCAAACCCGCCTCTATTTATATTTATTAGCCAAAACTACTAGCTATGTACCTGAGCAATTATCAATGACCTATTGGTTTGCGAATACCGCCGAATCAGTGATTATTGATTACTCACAAGTAGAACACGATCAAACTGAAAAAAAATTACAGCAAATCTTGCAGGCGATCTCTCAAGCTCAAGACTATCCAAAATTAGTGATTGATAGCCCTGATTGTAAATATTGTGAGTTTCGCGATCGCTGCGATCGGGGCGATATGTTGACTAGTGTTATACCTAGCAATATCTTCGATATCCCCGAGGTAACAGTTTAG
- a CDS encoding Crp/Fnr family transcriptional regulator, whose amino-acid sequence MLTSIDRLLLVRGVPIFKELRDDFLVRLASIMNEVSYPPGKIIFLEGQEGRSLYIVVAGQVRVHSKGQELALLEKGSCFGEMSLFDAEPRSASVTAISGCDCLVLTQQQLYEAIDETPDIAVNIIRLLSRRIRSQNIKLNELKAATTTLPAKN is encoded by the coding sequence ATGTTAACCAGTATTGATCGATTACTATTGGTGCGCGGAGTTCCGATTTTCAAGGAATTGCGTGATGACTTTTTGGTTCGCCTTGCTTCGATCATGAACGAGGTTTCCTATCCACCTGGCAAAATAATTTTTTTAGAAGGTCAGGAAGGGCGATCCCTATATATTGTTGTTGCAGGTCAGGTGCGGGTGCATTCAAAGGGTCAGGAACTAGCCCTGTTAGAGAAAGGTAGTTGCTTTGGAGAAATGTCACTTTTTGACGCGGAACCGCGATCGGCTTCGGTGACAGCGATTTCTGGTTGTGATTGTCTGGTGCTAACGCAGCAACAACTATATGAAGCGATCGATGAGACTCCCGATATTGCTGTCAATATTATTCGTCTGCTATCTCGCCGCATCCGTAGCCAAAACATAAAACTCAATGAGTTAAAAGCTGCTACTACGACATTACCAGCTAAAAATTAG